Below is a genomic region from Drosophila kikkawai strain 14028-0561.14 chromosome X, DkikHiC1v2, whole genome shotgun sequence.
cacacgcaagcTAACGAGCGCGGTCGGTCCCCAACGTATGCggataaatgaataaaaataaccAGGCAGTGAATTACCTACGTCTAACACGCGAGCAACGGATAACGGATAGCAGAGTGCAGCACGAGCACGAGGAGACTGGGCCTGGCCAGGTCCGTAATCCGTATATTACACGCTCGCTGCTCCGAGAACatgttatatatttagaatttCCCAATTTTTCGGAGATTCTCTCGCTCTGCACCATGCGGCGTTGCCACCTCTGCGAGTGCGGCTTAAGTGTAACCAGCTGCTGTGTAGATACAAATGTGGTATTTTTCTGAACAACTTTCGGCATTATAAGCGAAAAGCCTAGCGAGCATACTGCAGCACTAGTGTGTTGGTTTATTTTGTCAATTTGCAAAGTTCTCGgagaaaatcaaaacaaatcaGCGACGCGTCGAAAATTGCCACCTTTTGGCACCGAATCTCAGCCGTATCTCGAATttacacaaataaaaaaacccaCTCTTAAATACAGCGGCGGCTTacacgtacatatgtacatatgtacttaCTTGGCGTACGCACATGCCTTATTTGCACAAAAACCAAGTGAATGTTTAACTTCCATAAGTGATATTGAGGTCGAGATCTGAGGATAAAAGGTGAGCGATTTATCTCTTTTGTTGTGCATTGTGCGTGCTTTAATCAATGGCTTAAGTTTTGATTTAACCACTTTTAACACACGAAAGCCAGTTGTGCTTTCATCTACCACCTACTCCAGCCAATTTCcctatgtatatgtatgtatggatgatgtacatatgtacatacactGTCTGTTACGTTTGTTTGTCACGGCCAacttgtatgtacatacatataaagtAGTGTCtggagtaaataaataaatgccttaTACCCTTCCTTGGGGTATACCGCAAAGCAGCGAAGACGGCACATACCGAACTTACCCGTCTTAGTCTTATGTGTTTGTCTCTTGTTTTTAAAGCTTTGTGACCCAAACTCTACACAGAGCCAGCTTTCTGGTGCTTGTGGCTTACATCTTGTATCTGTCGCtcgtatatgtatgtgtatgtgtgtacaTAACTGTTGTTTTAAGATGGGAGCAAAGAATACGGATTATTAGGGTGGTCCTTTTTGCCAAGAAACTTCAGGTAGTAGAACCCCCCAAAGATGGCCCAAATATGGCTTTCTACCttctcaaataaattcaatttaaacttatactttttaaatatttctataaacaATAAGAATTAGTTCCCTAGTTAGGGCATTCTAAGCTTCggtcttttttttatttgtttttgtttattaaaaagtcACTCGTATCAAAGTTTTTTGGCGATTTTCGGTCGTTGATGTGATGTGTGAATCTTGACTAGGTATTGGTAAAgcccatttaaatattttaaaggtcGTCATCGCCGCAACGCGTTCATTCATTCCGTAATCTCCACTGTCAACGAGTTTCTTTTGCGGTAATGCAGAGAGCTATGCTTTGAgtaacaaataattataatatattttaaaggcttTATTTAAATCGAAATATATGGTGATTTACGTATAAAAAccccttttttatatttcgtaatatttaaaaatttcaaaattgttgatattttcataattaaacATCGGTGTAGCGGTAATTTTGAGTTTCCAAcacttgtttaaaaattgtgagtaatttataatttatatgttGGGGTAACTAAAGGGCTTCCAAGATAAAAGTAATTCCAAGAAAGTGACGAATTCtaagaattattatttttatctttaagaataataaagaatattaatgtatttatatacaatAGTTGCATCTTTGAATTTCCCAGATTGCAGGCACcaattttacacattttttgaGGTTCACACAGTAGAAGACACAAATACAAGTCCCACATTCCGtgcatgtttttattttttgtgccaTTTCAATGTTAAACTCTACACAAGTCGACGATTTTCAGATGGCTTCCAACTCGACGAAGAAAAGCAAATCCTCTGGTATGCGCATATTGTGGATACCGGGCCGAAAGTCTCATTCCAAAGGCCGCTTTAGTACTACCAACAAGCACATCTCTTACTCGGGGCCGCAAAAGAAAAGCGAGGTGTGGTCCCTGGGCGGCAGCAAGGCACAGTCCGAGCTGATTGACTTGTAAGTAAGATGGTTGAGACGGAGAAATAGGGGCCAAACAAAGCAATTATTATGACTAAAATCGAAAGTGTTAACCACAGCTGTGTCCTAATACCGTTTTACTTATCTCAacctttgtttatttgtaatataaaatgatGATAACACACAACTGCTTCCACATTTCAGACCCTCACCCGATTTGGCTGCACCCTCTTCCCTGAGCCTGGTGGCCACCTGCTCACTGGCCGCTCAAAGCGGCAAAAGCGAATGCACTTCGTCCACTGATGGTTCATCGGCCATCGTATCGGAGACTGCCACTTTGCCGGCCACCCCCGTAACCACACACTTGCCCAATCTGAGACCCACATCCTCTCTATCGGAGATTGCACCCTCGACAccatccaccagagccatgACTTCGCCGAATGTCATTACCACCGCCGAGATACAGGACTTTGTAAGAGCAGCGCACACACGGAGTAACCACTACATGGGTAACTAACTTTGAGGAGTCTCCTGTTTGCAGCACAACTTCATGGGCCCCGAAGACTTGCCCAAGGTGCCACCAGCCGCTGCAACTGGTGAAACGGAGGTGGTGCTAAATAGCTCGGCGGGAACCACAGCCTCGATAGCAACGACCTCCTCGCCGCTGGCACAACAAGGAGCGCAGGACGCGGCCCATTCTCAACAGACGACGCCGCAGAAGATTAAATATAAGAACCATAATAATAATCAGGTAAGCACTAGTTGATGATCATTCATTTGGGGtttgtattaataattttgtaaatattttgatcGGAAATTCTTTGGAAACAGGAGGATATCAACTCCATAGAAAGCATTTCCAGTTTCCCCCGCTTCCAGGGAAACGCCACCGACTTTGACTGGATCGACGAGATGGTGCAGCAGCGCAACTGCAACGAGATGATGCACAAAAACAAGCGAAAGAAGGCTCCGAAGAAGGGCATACTCGATGGCAGCCTGCAGTCTGAGGCCGATCAGCTTGACGGCCAACTGTATAGCTACAATAGCAATGACAAGGCCAAACTCAATTCGTCCAAGGGCAGCGATGGCGACGACGAAAAGGTTGTCAAATGTCTGTATTACTCGCTCATGTGCTGCGATTGTACGATTTCGTAAAGAGTAGCGAGTGCGATTACAGCGAGATCCATGTAAAATACCTCTCAACTACCTATGTAAAAAgacaaaatacatatatacatatatatatatacttgatTTTTGATACCTAGCTTACACACATATAATCTCTGCAACACAAGACACGGAAAAAGAATGAAAATAAAGTATTAACGAATTTATAATGATTTACATGGAACATATATCTGCGTATCTATGAGCATTTGAATAAATGTAATCCAAATTCCAACTACaatattttgtagttttgtCTTTTGGCCtcaaaaaatagtaaataaaacgaaaatgtATTAAGAATGTACATATTTCATAcgatattttgtaaataaaatactttctaaaaaacaatgcaaaataatgtgtaaaatataataactatGGGGggaataaatacataaaaatgtatttctaaTTTCAGTCAAAACCTTGCCACACAGCGAatgagtcatttccgaccctataaaccatatatattcttgatcagcatcaacaggcgagtctttctagccatgCCAGAaggaaaactaattttttcaattttttttgaaaattgtcgttaaaattgtcaaaaattggctaaaaattaaatttaaaataaattaaaatttagtatgcagatttattaaccttgtaaaaacgaacaCAAAACcactttccaaattgaatttactgcatttttggattttttatggattttttaaaaactcgattttttgcaaaaaaatttaaaaaaaaaatgcaagaggttaaatcattaaaattgtaaaaaatcggaaaatatttaaatttaaaactaacacaaaaccgctttccgaatagaatttaatttgaatttaaaaatgtagccattttctcaaaaaaaccGAAGGGggtttttggccaagttttgacattttaaaactttaattttccaatAATATAGCCCCTATACCTTCGCTTCAAATAATCGTTACAGTATCGATGCTATTTATAGCATCTCTTTGGGTATTAAAACCAGGACTATCTCCCTTCccgccataaataaataagaataaacacccaaacatacacatacacacatgaGGCAACTAGTTTCAGTTCAACTTGACAtaacatttttcataaaaatttaatacaaacattaaatttacaaatatatatatatataaaaacaattcaCAATcacatataaattttttatcatttttttttgttttgttttgttttcggaTGTTAAATATTTCGATTTCGCTATATCCTCCCTCAAAATAAGGTTTAAAATTTACTATTTTAGTCCAGAGCAAGAAATCCAAGATCCAAAGTTCTTGTTGGTACGCAttacgtgtgtgtgtttttcatcaatcaatcaatcggATCAATCGGATCAATCGGATCAATCGGATCAATGAATCAATCAGCTACGGCTTAAGTGCTCCATTTTTGCATTGGGTTTAATATCATGCATTCCCCTAGACCTTCTTGCCGGCGCCGCAGCGCCAGCGCAGTGAAACTCGATCGCATCAATATCATTTGTACTCTCTATGTAAAATTCGTTTCCATGAATTGTGCCTTTCTTGTAGACCCGATCTCGATCCTCTTCGGAATTATCATCCTCCTCAGTGTTATtttcctcctcatcctcctcctcctcgtcgccaccaccaccacgacCATTGTTGAATATCAATCGAGCCTCGCTGGTTCGCTTGCGCTTCTTGCTGGCTATCTTTCTGTAACGCACCGAGTTTCTGGTCACGTGGTTGCTATTGCGCTGCgggatttattttttatattatattatattatattttataaataataattacctGTAAAACAGCAAAGATTATGGAGAATATGGTGATGATCAGCAGGCAGATGGCCACCGCTATGGCTGTGATGGCCGTCAGCGGCGAGTCCAGCCTTAGGACAAACTCATTGCCATTACCCTCGCTGCCCATGGCTCGAGCCGCATCCGAGGTGTAGCCGCTTTTGTAGGCACCCACAACTGTGCGACGCTTGCCGCCTGTTGAGGTAGCCTTGCACTCGCCTGAAATAtacaagaatttatatatttatatacaaaaaaacattaGAATTAATTTCCCACCAGTTTCCGCATCGCAATGGCAGCAAGGAGCTGACGTTGACGTTGAATTCTCAGCTGCCGTCTGATTTGGACAACAGGCCACACACTGGCTGTTGAGCTGATCCAGGTGGAGCGGCGGGGCACAGGCCTTGCAGGCAAACTGTCCAGGGCCAAAGCAGGAGCGGCACGAATCATGACAGGTCTTGCATGTGGCTGTGGTCGAATCATAATACTGGGAGCTCAGGCATTCCATGCACAAGCCACCATCAAGCATGGAGTGCGGCGGGCACGAAGAGCAGGCCAAGGGACCGGCATCTAAAAGGATATATAAGTTATAAGTTTAGTTTCTAAAGTAAATTTAAGTAACTTTTCTTACCGTTGCATGTCTTGCAGTAATGATGGCACTTCTGGCAACCAAACTCCGACTTGTAGAAGCCCTCGGGACACTCGGGATGACACTCGCCGGCGGCCAATTGCCAGCCAGTTGGACACTGAACGCACTGGTTGCGCCTCGGTCCGCTGCAGGTGTGGCAGCTGAGGTAGCACTTGGCGCAGATCCCACGATCGCTGTAGTACCTTTAAAGCCCCAAAGAAGAGTTAAGACGAGTTAATaagattttttaatgaattttacaAGTAGATTTTGAATTTACCCATCGGCACAGGTGGTGCGACATTCGCCGTTTTGTAGCTCCAAACCCTTGGAGCAATTGCTGCAGTTCGTCCGCGAGACACACTGGCTGCAGGTATGCAAGCATGGCGAGCATACACCCGCTGTTTCCATAAAGAACCCATCCTGGCAGCCACTCACACAACGGCTCTGTTCCAGCAAACGATTTGGTGGGCAGGACATGCAATTTGTCTCCAACTTGCCGTTGCAGGACTCGCAGGAAGCATGGCACGATCGACACTCGCCGTCCGCTTGGCTGAAGAACTCAGCTGCAAGGATCCGAAAGAGAGAGCGATTTAGAGGGGAACATGAAATCTAGGAGGCTTCATTTTACCTTCACTGCAGCTCTCACTGCCTGTCACAATACACTTGTCTCTCTTGGTCAGCGTCCAGTTTTCAAGGCACTCGGAGCAGGCGCCACCATTACTGGTACAGGTCTTGCAGCCATCCTGGCAGGGCATGCACTCGAGCCTCTTTTTGTCCGCATAGAAACCATCGGGACAGCTATTAAGGCAtttattttgccaggcatacCGACTCGGCCGGCAGGTGATGCAGTGTTGGTCCGTGGGGCCGTTGCAGGTGGCGCAAGTCGAGTGGCAGAAGGCACATCTATGCATGTAAATAGAAAGCTTTAGTTTAAGATGCAAAGTCTAGGCAGCTGCTACTCACTTGTTATCCTCCGTTTCGTAAGTGTCCAAGGGACAGGCCGAGTAGCATTTGTTCTCGTGCATCACCAGGTGATGATCGCAGCTGGTGCAGTACTCTGGATGATCCTGGCAGGAGGCACAGTTGGGCTCGCAGGGTACGCATGTTCGGTTGCGGCTATCTGTTATTAGTTAAAGAgacgataaataaatactagggctgcaaataaatcgattttcaggatatcgattttttctaacaaattttttttaaatacataaatataaaaaaaactatttatagccataaatatatatgtatgtatacatcGATTTTCATctaaatagatttttattataaaactaTATTAAGCTAATTTATGTGGGAATTTGGGGAACTCCCATGTCTCTATCTCTTTCTATTTCAGcacaaaattcagaaatatcTAGATGGTGTATCAACATTTAACGGAAcaatggaaatttaaaaattaaaaaaatcgatttataaaAGATTTCGATAATTTCGAtatcaattaaatttctttttttcaacACAAAATAAAGTCAAAAAGGGTCTCAACTCACTTTCAAAGTATCCATCGGGACAGACTTGCAGGCAAACAGCCAGATCGATGACATGTAGGTGGGCCGGGGCACAGGTGAGACAGCTGTCGGGTCCTGCGCCAGCGCACGTCTCGCAGGTATCATGACAGGGCCAGCAGATGCCCACTTGGTTGGGAAACGAACGCGGCGGACAGCGGCTAACGCAGgtgctttaaaaaattaattaaaataaattaaacattttccttACACTTGATGGCTTCCTTCTCTTACTTGTCCAGCCGGTAATGACTGCAGGCCACGCACTGGGTGGGTCCACGGCCATAGCAGCCGGAAGAATCGCATTCAGCATCGCACGAGTGCAGAATAAGCAGCTTGTTGCCGTCCCTGGCCTCGCTCACGGAAGTGAtaggtgctggtgctgctgctactgcagCGGAAGAAGTGCTCACATTTTGGCCATCCAACGTGGCTGTGGCTGGCTCCGGATTGGATCCGGCACTGGTGAAGATGTTCTGGTAATTGAGGTAGCTGGCAAAGCTGTCCGTATTAAAGTTGCCGCCCTCATTGGCCGGCTGGCCAATGTTCGAGGCGGACGGGAAGAGGAACGGATTCGTGTGGGAGCCAATGGGGCTGCTCCGCAGCTGAGGAGGCCCGCCGCCGTTATTGAGCAGCTCGGTGGACTTTAAACGCATCGGCTGGCTGGAAGTCCCGTAAAAGATGAGCTGCCACTTGGAGAGTATGCCCGGTTGATTGACACGCCGCCTTCCGCCATTGATCACCTGAAGGGTCCAGCGTCCCTCCGCCTTCTCCCCCCAAAAGTGCACACTGAGGAACGGCCAATCATCAAAGTTGGACTTGACAATGTCACGTGGGCGCTCAAACAGCAAAGTACTGGTAGTGCCCATGGGCGAGGTGAGCAGAATGCGCAGGTTTCCGCGCGGGAAAAAGCGCAGCGTGATGCGACACTGAACGTGCTCCAGGTAACGCACCTCGTTGATGGTGCCAGCGCATCCGTTCACATCCATGTGCGTGGCTAGTGTGTAACCAAAGGTACCGTCTATCTTACGATCCTCGTTGTTCTCCCGCGACTTGCAAATGTGCTGCGGCGGCACCGATGTCCACTGTTCCGCCAGCGAGACCATTGCCCCGGCATCCATCAGTCCGTAGCCAAACTTGTGGCTATATTTGCGCCTCACACCGTTTAGTGTCCAACCGGCCTCCTTCTCCAATGGCGCCGGGCGCGATGTGTAGACCACCAGATATTGCATGTCGCGCCACGTCAACTCCGGATTCGCCTCCAGTGCCAGGGCACAGATGCCAGCTGCCAGCGGTGCCGATGCAGAGGTGCCCGTATGCTCAACGGTGCAGATATGATCCGGTCGCAAGCGTCCATCCATGTCAACGGTGGCCACGCTCTTATCATGCCCCGGTGTTCCAGAGCTGTAGGTGGTGGCCAAGGTGGAGGAGCACTCCTCCAAATACCAGGGTTTAAAGCCCGCCTGTGTGGCACTCGATATGGAGAGGGTAAAGATGGAATTGGTGTAACCATCGCAGTTGCAAGAGTCGGTGTAGCGACCGCCATTGCCGGAGGCCCACACAAAGATCGAACCCTTGCCCTGCCGCCCGCTGGTCACGCCATAAATGAAGGCTCTGCGGGCCAAGGGTCCCGGCCCGTCGACAGTGGAGCCATCATCCTCTGGGCCCCACGAGGCGCTATAAATATCAATGTGGGCGGGATTCAAGCTCAAAGCCTGCGCCTCCACCACGTCGTTGACCTTGCCATCCAGCATGCGAACTCCTGCAGAGAGATTAGAGGAGGAGGGTTTGAAAAGAGTGTGTCTCTGGATTTGAAGTTCGAATAACTTACCACCAATGCTGGCATTGTAGGCCACACCAACGCCACAATAGTTATTGAAGGCCACAGCTGCCACCTCGCCGGCACACCTGGTTCCATGCTTGTTGTCGCCATTATCCTGGGGCGTGGGATCCGAATCATTGCCATTAATGTCGAACGAGGCATCAGGATCCTGGAAAACATATAGGACCTTGTTAGCATCTATGGTATAtgtgtgttttctttttgtaacTTGCATAGTTCTGAGCCAAATCTGGGTGATTGGTCTGGATGCCATCATCTAGTATAGAAACGACCACACCTTTGCCCGTGTAGCCCTTCTGCCAGGCGGGACCCACATTCATATCCAGGCCATCTTTAGCGCCACCGTTCTGTTTTGGCCAAAGGAAAAGTAATCATGATTAAGTAAGCAACAATTTAGATAGATCTTGCTATGTTAACAGTGGAATGATGATTCGAGACCTTTTTAAACCAAACTTCTTTTAGAGTCATTactcaattaaaatataactttagCAATTTAACCTCAAAAGCTACGAATATATTGTGgctatacaaaaaataaactactctaaaaacatatacattttgtatgtatttatgaAACGTATGAAGCATGCATTTAAGTGAGAGATGATCACATACTTTACTCACCAGATACCACTGTTCCTTAAACAACGGATCCGGAAATATGGAATGGGAGCTAACATCCCGATACTCCATGTGCCCCGAGTGCGTTGTGCCCAGCGACAGGGACGATGTGTCGGGTGTAAAAGAGAGATGTGGATTTGGATCCACAACATATTCGCCCGGTTGCCGCAATACATTATACGGACTGTAGGTGGGCAGGCTCTGGTAGGGACCGTCGCGCTTTCGCCGCACTTTctcgtgttgctgctgcatccATTTCACCTTTAAataaccaaataaaataattactaaACATAAAAATCCTGGAGAGATGTCCTTCCTCACCTCATTCTCGGAGGTAAGCAAACCCTGATGCTTGCGGCTGGAGCGCAGCGAGCGCTTAGACACGTGATGGTGCTGGAACAGGTAATAGTCATCGAGGGCTCCAATCTAGACAAGGAAACAAAGAGCGTAATGAAAGTTGCGTTGCGTTGCATAAGAAGATATCTTCTTACCTGTCCCTTGTTGATGAAGCCATGCTTGGCGGCTATGAAATCAGCTACATGCTTGCCGGAGGGAATGTTGACAGCGAACTCATTCGTGTATATCGCCTCCTCGGGAATACTGTAGGCGCCAAAGATATCGATCCCGTCGAGGTCGAGGCTATGTGGCGAgtgatgctgatgatgatgatgatgcgggTCAACACGTTCATTGTTCGCACTGGCATTTATGTGagtattttcataattattaacgtgtgcggcggcggcggcgccttTACTAATGGTCGTCTGAGCCTGTGCTTGACCCCCATTGTCGCCTTCCGGCACTGCACTGCGGCGGGGGTCAGTATCAGTATCATCCGCGGGCAAGGTTGCTACTGctacggctgctgctgttccgcGGTGATCAATTTCGTTACTCCGTAGAGCGCAACTACTATGTTGGCTTAGGATTACTAAAactaatacaaaatatatacagctcTGTGCCATTCGGTTAAATGTAGATAAATAGATCCTATTGAGTCTTGCATCTGGAGTTTTTCTGGTAGCTATCGCTTGCGCTttcgctgtcgctgtcgccTCATGGCCTTGGAGTCTCTTTCTGCGCTCGATCTTTCGATACGTTGGCTCTCCGGCAGATAGCTCAGAAGTGCCGTGGGTTCTTGGTGTTCCCTTTTCCTTCTCCGTGGCTAGCAGCAATGCGCTTCCGTTATGTCCTGCTGCTGTTCTAACGCTTCCAATGAGCCCTACTGTATCATCCGGCATATCTAACTCTGTTCAGGCTATGTTGGTATTAAGGTAGTTTGATTCTCCCCAAGAGTCCTTTTGCGGCAAAGAGTCCCTCCTCTCCTGTTGTCGTACTCATGTAtgtagtatatatttttcggtTCAGCTGTCTGGCGTATCTGTTGGAAAGAGAAGAGAAGATGGAATCATGATGATGAGATCTTGGCGAGCTGTGTGCTCGCTCTCTGCCTCTCCAACTCCAAATGCAACCTTGGGCTGCTGTTAAACGTGTTGACCGCCCGCTAAGCCAAATGAACGCTGTGATTCATATATATTCccacttaaatatattatatttatatagccGCAAAGCTCTCTCATTGAAGAAGACTTCAGGGGAGTTTATCACCTCCAACCGACatcggtggtggtggtgctggtgcttCCCCTGTGCttatgtgtttgtgtgtttacTTATTAATGGGTTCCCATTGTTTTCCTGATGATATAACAGACAAAACCCACACAGAACAGAACAGAGTAAGTGCAGCTTCACCACCCTGGGGGGAATTACGGTTTGAATTAATGACTCAATGGCTAGGCCAAGGGGGAGTGTGTGCAACCAAGTTGAAGCTATCACTCGCAGTGGCAAGTTGTCAAACCAGCCGGAAGATTGGGACTGGTCTCTGCCATATCTATATACTTATGACACgcatggcgtatacgtaatttgcCATGATCGCATATCTCTCTCCAATCGAAATTTGATAATCTTCCAAGTGGGGATTGATTGAACAAGAGATGATGCCACCCGCCGGCGGGCATGAATATTCATGGAACCTTTTGCTTACTTTTGCAAACTGGAATATCCCTTCCACGTAAATTTGCATTACTTTTATAATACATgttcatatttccatattccAAGACTTATGCGATAGTAAGAAATCTAGTTAGACGGAAATAAAGGCAGTGGCAGTTGGATAAGTAGAACTCTTCcgaggaaaaataataaccaTTTTCACTAGAATCAcagtttgctttattttttctaaaatttaaagcCAACAATTGGCTGGAAAAATCCACAAGTCATAGGCAAGGGTTAAGATTTGTCTCTGGTACCGTTCTACGTGGAAAGAATTGGCTTTGCAAGCGAAACAAAACGAAGAGCAATTTGGACTCTATTGTTTGTCAACTATTTGAATATTCAGAATGTGCAACATGTAACCTCACCGCACCTCGCcacactctcacacacacacacactcgcacccACAAGCCATGTTTCCTGCAGTCTCGGGTGTTATATACTGACGGCTTTCGCCTGTAGCAGCGCCTGATTATACATGTTtggagagaaagaaaaaaaaagtgcagcACTGACATAACCGTTTTGATATTCCTTGTACACAATCTCACGTCCCAACtggatgtttttttttgggatgtATGTATGCACACTTCTGTATGTAGCGTCGTCGTGCTTGTACATACGGTATGTGCAAGGGGAAATCTATGTACGTGCCTGATGCACATGAGGCTATTTATTATCGATAAATTTGTGTACGGTTTTTCGGAGTGGGAAGTTAGGGGTTGGGAGAAGGGGTAGGGGGTGGCGTGGCTTTGGTTCACTTTTTCGTACTTTATGTGGCAGCACGTAGATATGTATGCGCGGTATGTACAAATTTATGCATGCGcctaaatacatacatatttacgtacatacatacaataAAAAGTAGGCTCGAACAGATTGTGTACGGTTTTATCACACACATATTGATTCCGGTTTCTGTTTCACTGTGCCATTCGTTTATGAAACATATGTACGCATGTATGTGTGTACTTCACTTTGCCGAATCTGAGCATgaccatgtgtgtgtgtgtgtgttgagcCGCGTTCGTGCATTTGGCTCAATCACTTATTTATCAAATCGCACACCTCCACTTAATCACCGATTTTTCACCGCAGACACCAATTTCACACTAATTGCACACGGGCAACAACAATTAAGACCCAAGCCACCTTTCATTTGAAGTGCGGGTGAACACACACATTCGTACTTTACGCGTCTGATAATGCAAATGTGCAGTTGTATTGGTGACTTCCTATACACATAAACAACACTACGTAAGAGTTGCCATttcaaatatatgtatgtacatatcaATTGCACGTAATGCATACATACATTTGTATGTATTTGTATACCTACATCACTAAGCATAAAATTGGCAACAACGACGattcaacaaaaattatttctgaccctctgtatgtatgtgtgggaAACAGATCTTTTACAgtcacattttaaaataaatcacagCATTGTTATTAGCACGGCTGGTTTGG
It encodes:
- the Fur2 gene encoding furin-like protease 2 isoform X2 — its product is MPDDTVGLIGSVRTAAGHNGSALLLATEKEKGTPRTHGTSELSAGEPTYRKIERRKRLQGHEATATAKAQAIATRKTPDARLNRIYLSTFNRMAQSCIYFVLVLVILSQHSSCALRSNEIDHRGTAAAVAVATLPADDTDTDPRRSAVPEGDNGGQAQAQTTISKGAAAAAHVNNYENTHINASANNERVDPHHHHHQHHSPHSLDLDGIDIFGAYSIPEEAIYTNEFAVNIPSGKHVADFIAAKHGFINKGQIGALDDYYLFQHHHVSKRSLRSSRKHQGLLTSENEVKWMQQQHEKVRRKRDGPYQSLPTYSPYNVLRQPGEYVVDPNPHLSFTPDTSSLSLGTTHSGHMEYRDVSSHSIFPDPLFKEQWYLNGGAKDGLDMNVGPAWQKGYTGKGVVVSILDDGIQTNHPDLAQNYDPDASFDINGNDSDPTPQDNGDNKHGTRCAGEVAAVAFNNYCGVGVAYNASIGGVRMLDGKVNDVVEAQALSLNPAHIDIYSASWGPEDDGSTVDGPGPLARRAFIYGVTSGRQGKGSIFVWASGNGGRYTDSCNCDGYTNSIFTLSISSATQAGFKPWYLEECSSTLATTYSSGTPGHDKSVATVDMDGRLRPDHICTVEHTGTSASAPLAAGICALALEANPELTWRDMQYLVVYTSRPAPLEKEAGWTLNGVRRKYSHKFGYGLMDAGAMVSLAEQWTSVPPQHICKSRENNEDRKIDGTFGYTLATHMDVNGCAGTINEVRYLEHVQCRITLRFFPRGNLRILLTSPMGTTSTLLFERPRDIVKSNFDDWPFLSVHFWGEKAEGRWTLQVINGGRRRVNQPGILSKWQLIFYGTSSQPMRLKSTELLNNGGGPPQLRSSPIGSHTNPFLFPSASNIGQPANEGGNFNTDSFASYLNYQNIFTSAGSNPEPATATLDGQNVSTSSAAVAAAPAPITSVSEARDGNKLLILHSCDAECDSSGCYGRGPTQCVACSHYRLDNTCVSRCPPRSFPNQVGICWPCHDTCETCAGAGPDSCLTCAPAHLHVIDLAVCLQVCPDGYFENSRNRTCVPCEPNCASCQDHPEYCTSCDHHLVMHENKCYSACPLDTYETEDNKCAFCHSTCATCNGPTDQHCITCRPSRYAWQNKCLNSCPDGFYADKKRLECMPCQDGCKTCTSNGGACSECLENWTLTKRDKCIVTGSESCSEAEFFSQADGECRSCHASCESCNGKLETNCMSCPPNRLLEQSRCVSGCQDGFFMETAGVCSPCLHTCSQCVSRTNCSNCSKGLELQNGECRTTCADGYYSDRGICAKCYLSCHTCSGPRRNQCVQCPTGWQLAAGECHPECPEGFYKSEFGCQKCHHYCKTCNDAGPLACSSCPPHSMLDGGLCMECLSSQYYDSTTATCKTCHDSCRSCFGPGQFACKACAPPLHLDQLNSQCVACCPNQTAAENSTSTSAPCCHCDAETGECKATSTGGKRRTVVGAYKSGYTSDAARAMGSEGNGNEFVLRLDSPLTAITAIAVAICLLIITIFSIIFAVLQRNSNHVTRNSVRYRKIASKKRKRTSEARLIFNNGRGGGGDEEEEDEEENNTEEDDNSEEDRDRVYKKGTIHGNEFYIESTNDIDAIEFHCAGAAAPARRSRGMHDIKPNAKMEHLSRS